One genomic region from Streptomyces venezuelae encodes:
- a CDS encoding MbtH family protein codes for MTTNPFENADAAYLVLVNDENQHSLWPADIEVPDGWTVVHGATSRQACLDYVDTHWTDMRPASLVAETAAG; via the coding sequence ATGACCACCAATCCCTTTGAGAACGCGGACGCCGCATACCTGGTCCTCGTCAACGACGAGAACCAGCACTCGCTGTGGCCGGCCGACATCGAGGTCCCGGACGGCTGGACCGTCGTCCACGGAGCGACCTCCCGGCAGGCCTGCCTCGACTACGTCGACACCCACTGGACCGACATGCGCCCGGCGAGCCTCGTCGCCGAGACCGCCGCGGGCTGA